Proteins from one Bos taurus isolate L1 Dominette 01449 registration number 42190680 breed Hereford chromosome 7, ARS-UCD2.0, whole genome shotgun sequence genomic window:
- the MEX3D gene encoding RNA-binding protein MEX3D gives MPSSTGQPDGGGGARGSGPGAPVCGDPSPGPPPPPPPPPPPEGADEAAPAPRPPPEPDDAAAALRLALDQLSGLGLGGAGDQDEEGATAGGGDGAGAATGGADGGAAAEPAPPDGPETGAPGVAVAPGPLPLLEPDVSPPPPPRPSPPDVFAGFAPHPAALGPPTLLAEQMSVIGSRKKSVNMTECVPVPSSEHVAEIVGRQGCKIKALRAKTNTYIKTPVRGEEPVFIVTGRKEDVEMAKREILSAAEHFSVIRATRSKAGGLPGTAQGPPNLPGQTTIQVRVPYRVVGLVVGPKGATIKRIQQRTHTYIVTPGRDKEPVFAVTGMPENVDRAREEIEAHITLRTGAFTDASPDSDFHSNGTDVCLDLLGAAAGLWAKAPNPGRRPPAPTASLRGDTALGAPGGPESFYAASRGGPPVPVQVPDAGPASPYSTSGNGGFTFGGDGPGAPTGPPALEDCDFGFDFLALDLTVPTAATIWAPFERATPLPAFGGCSAVNGAPAPPAPGARRSSGTGTPRHSPTLPEPGGLGLELPLARRPTPDPVGALPWRPPQGSLTSFSSSASFSTATSLPSSSSASSCSALDSSAPENGRKPPAAPAPAALARECVVCAEGEVMAALVPCGHNLFCMDCAVRICGKSEPECPACRTPATQAIHIFS, from the exons ATGCCTAGCTCCACCGGACAGCCCGACGGCGGCGGGGGCGCGCGCGGCAGCGGACCCGGGGCGCCGGTCTGTGGGGACCCTAGCCCGGgtcccccgccgccgccgccgccgccgcccccgcccgaGGGCGCCGATGAGGCCGCGCCCGCGCCCCGGCCGCCGCCCGAGCCCGACGACGCGGCCGCCGCGCTGCGCCTGGCCTTGGACCAGCTCTCGGGTCTGGGGCTGGGGGGCGCGGGCGACCAGGACGAGGAGGGGGCGACCGCGGGCGGCGGAGACGGAGCGGGTGCAGCGACTGGGGGCGCAGACGGCGGGGCCGCGGCGGAGCCGGCGCCCCCCGACGGGCCTGAGACGGGGGCGCCCGGGGTGGCCGTGGCCCCCGGCCCGCTGCCGCTGCTGGAGCCGGACGTGAGCCCCCCGCCGCCGCCTCGGCCGTCGCCGCCCGACGTGTTCGCAGGCTTCGCGCCCCACCCCGCGGCGCTGGGCCCCCCGACGCTGCTGGCCGAGCAGATGAGCGTGATCGGCAGCCGCAAGAAGAGCGTGAACATGACCGAGTGCGTGCCCGTGCCCAGCTCCGAGCACGTCGCCGAGATCGTGGGTCGCCAGG ggtgCAAGATAAAGGCTCTGCGAGCCAAGACGAATACGTACATCAAGACTCCGGTGCGAGGGGAGGAGCCGGTCTTTATCGTGACCGGCCGCAAGGAGGACGTGGAGATGGCCAAGCGTGAGATCCTGTCGGCCGCCGAGCACTTCTCCGTGATCCGGGCCACGCGGAGCAAGGCGGGCGGGCTGCCGGGTACCGCACAGGGCCCACCCAACCTACCCGGACAGACCACGATTCAGGTGCGCGTGCCCTACCGCGTGGTGGGGCTGGTGGTAGGGCCCAAGGGCGCCACCATCAAGCGCATCCAGCAACGGACGCATACATACATCGTGACGCCTGGGCGCGACAAGGAGCCGGTGTTTGCCGTGACGGGCATGCCCGAGAACGTGGACCGGGCACGCGAGGAGATCGAGGCCCATATCACACTGCGCACGGGGGCCTTCACCGACGCCAGCCCTGACAGCGACTTCCACTCCAACGGCACAGATGTCTGCTTGGACCTGCTCGGGGCGGCCGCAGGCCTCTGGGCTAAGGCCCCCAACCCGGGCCGCCGGCCCCCAGCGCCCACAGCCAGCCTCCGTGGGGACACTGCGCTGGGCGCTCCGGGAGGTCCTGAGTCCTTCTACGCGGCCAGCCGTGGGGGGCCGCCGGTGCCTGTGCAGGTACCGGACGCCGGCCCCGCCAGCCCCTACAGCACTTCTGGCAATGGGGGCTTCACCTTCGGCGGGGACGGTCCTGGGGCCCCCACGGGGCCACCCGCCCTCGAGGACTGCGACTTTGGCTTCGACTTCCTGGCGCTGGACCTGACCGTGCCCACCGCGGCCACCATCTGGGCGCCTTTCGAGCGGGCCACCCCGCTGCCGGCCTTCGGTGGCTGCTCAGCGGTCAATGGGGCCCCCGCCCCGCCAGCCCCGGGTGCCCGACGCAGCAGCGGGACCGGCACACCACGCCACTCGCCCACGCTGCCCGAGCCCGGTGGCCTGGGCCTGGAGCTCCCGCTGGCCCGCCGGCCTACACCAGACCCAGTGGGCGCCCTGCCCTGGCGGCCCCCACAGGGTTCCCTGACGTCCTTCTCAAGCAGCGCCAGCTTCTCCACAGCCACCTCGCTGCCCAGCAGCTCCTCGGCCTCCTCGTGCTCGGCGCTGGACTCCAGCGCCCCCGAGAACGGTCGTAAGCCCCCAGCGGCCCCAGCGCCTGCGGCCCTGGCGCGGGAGTGCGTAGTGTGTGCTGAGGGTGAGGTGATGGCCGCGCTGGTGCCCTGCGGCCACAACCTCTTCTGCATGGACTGCGCCGTCCGCATCTGCGGCAAGAGCGAGCCGGAGTGCCCGGCCTGCCGCACACCCGCCACCCAGGCCATTCATATCTTTTCCTAG